GGGGTTCACGAGCGTGTAGAGCGGGGCGCCGTTGGGACGCACGAGCACGAAGTCGGGAAAGGATCCGGCCGGGAACGTGACCGTGCCGCGCACGAGGTCGTCGAAGGAGAGGTCGGTGTCCGGCACGCGGAGGCGGAGGGCGGGCCAGCGGCCCTCGTCGCGGAACGCCTGGCGCTCGGCCTCGGTGAGGTCGCGCTCGAAGTTGTCGTAGCCCATCTTCGGGTCGCGGCCCGCGGCGCGGTTGCGCGCCTCGATCTCCTCGGCCGTCGCGTAGCTCTCGTAGAGGTGGCCGGACGCGGTGAGCTTCGCGATGACGTCGAGGTAGAGGTCCGTGCGCTGCGACTGGCGGTACGGAGCGTGCGGCCCACCGACGCCCTCGCCCTCGTCCCAGTCGATCTCGAGCCAGCGCAGCGCCTCGATGAGCTGCTCGTAGCTCTCCTCGCTGTCGCGCGCGGCGTCGGTGTCCTCGACGCGGAAGACGAGCTTGCCGCCCGTGTGGCGCGCGTAGGCCCAGTTGAAGAGGGCCGTGCGGATCAGCCCCACGTGCGGCGTCCCGGTCGGGGACGGGCAGAACCGGACGCGGACGTCGGTGCCGGTTGCGGTGGTCACGGGGTGCGCGGTCATGTCAGTCATCCTGGATCCGATTCTAGGGCTCGACACCCGCCGCCCCGGCTGCCCCGGGGGCGCAGTACGGCTCGAGCAGGTCCCACCGGTCGTACTGGTCGCCGGGCGGCACGCCGCACTCGAGGAGGACGGCGCCGGCGTAGCGCACGGGGTCGATCCCGACCAGGGATCCCGTCGAGCGGAACGCGCCGTCGCACCCCGTCACCGTGAAGCGCGCGGACTGCGTGGCGCCGAGGTAGCCGATGACGTAGCGCGCCTCCCGGTCGAGCACGGGGTCGAAGGAGACGAGCTGGATCGACCGGCCGAAGCGCGGCGGGACCAGCTCTCGGTCGCGGAGGTCGCCGAGCAGGGAGGAGGCCCACGCGGCGTCGGGCGTGAGCGGGTCGACCCGCGTCGCGGACCCGTCGACGGCCGCGTCCACCGCCAGGCCCACGGGCGGCACGAGCTCGGTGTCGGTGCGGGTGACGCGCTGCGGGGTGGATCCGAGCCCGGGCTGCTCCCCCTGGCTCGGGATCCGCACCTGCATCACCCGGACGGCCAGGAGCTGGTCGCCGTCCCCCACGACGGGATCGGCCCAGCCGATCGCGAGGTCGGCCGGCGCGCAGCCCGCGGGGAGGTCGAGCGCGGGCGGCTCGGCGACGACCGGGGTCGCCGTCGGGGATCCCGCGTCCGTCGGCCCCGGCGTCTCCAGCCCGTAGTCGGAGACGTCGTAGACGCAGCCCGAGAGCAGCGCCACCGCCGCGGCCGCCAGCGCGATGCGCGTGGGACGGCCGGGGCGGATCACGGTCAGGCGCGGGCGCGCGCGGGGTTGGAGAGCGTGCCGATGCCCTCGATGGACACCTCGACGACCTGGCCGTCGGTGAAGGGGCCGACGCCCGCGGGCGTGCCCGTGAGGATCACGTCGCCGGGCAGCAGCGTCCAGACGCGCGAGGCGAAGGCGATGAGCTCGGGCACCGAGTGCACCATCTCGCTCGTGCGGCCGGACTGGCGCAGCTCCCCGTCGACGCGGGTCTCGATGAGCGCGTCCTCGAACGAGCCCTCGGTCTCGATGACCGGGCCGAGCGGGCAGAACGTGTCGTAGCCCTTGGCGCGGGCCCACTGGCTCTCGGAGTGCTGGATGTCGCGGGCGGTGACGTCGTTGCCGATCGTGTAGCCGAAGATCGACCGGCGCGCGTCCTCCACGGACACGTCGCGCGTGATCCGGCCGATGACGACCGCGAGCTCGCCCTCGTGCTCGACCTGCTGGCTGTCGGCCGGCAGGCGGATCGCGTCATCGGGCCCCACGACCGAGGTGTTGGGCTTCAGGAAGATGAGCGGCGTGCTGGGCGCCTCGCTGCCGTGCTCGGCCGCGTGCGCCGCGTAGTTGCGGCCGACCGCGACGACCTTGGAGCGCGGGATCACCGGAGCCAGCAGCCGGGCGTCGGCGAGCGGAACGCGCTCCCCCGTCGTCTGGTAGCCGCTGAACATGGGGTCGCCGGTGAGGACGACCAGGTGGCCCTCCTCCTCGTCGAGGATGCCGAAGCGGGGGTCGTCACCGGTGCTGAATCGCGCGATCTTCACGCTCACGACCCTAGCCGTGCCGACGGCGCGCGGCCGCCGGCACGAGGCGGCTCCTACGCGTCGAGGCGCGTGAGCCAGCCGTGGCGGTCCGGGATGCGGCCGTACTGGATGTCGGTGAGCTCCTGGCGCAGCGACATCGTCAGCTCGCCCGCGGGCGCGTCGATGTCGCCGACGTCGAGGCCATCGCCCAGCAGGCGGCCGATCGGCGTGATCACGGCAGCGGTGCCGCACGCGAAGACCTCGGTGATCTCGCCGGACGCGACGCCGTCGACCCACTCCGACAGCTCCACGCGCCGCTTCTCGACCGTGAGGCCGCGGTCGCGCGCGAGCTCGAGGATCGAGTCGCGCGTGATGCCCTCGAGGATGCTCTCCGAATCGGGCGTGACGAGGCGGCCGTCCTTGTAGACCAGCACGATGTTCATGCCGCCGAGCTCCTCGAGGTAGCGGCCCTCCTCGGAGTCGAGGAAGAGCACCTGCGCGCAGCCGTGCGACGCGGCCTCGGCCTGCGGGAGGAGCGACGCGGCGTAGTTGCCGCCGCACTTCGCGGCGCCCGTGCCGCCCTTGCCCGCGCGGGAGTACTGCGTGGACAGCCAGATGGACACCGGCGCGACGCCGCCCGTGAAGTACGCGCCCGCGGGGCTCGCGATGACGTAGTAGCCCACGCGCTGGGCGGCGCGCACGCCGAGGAAGCTCTCGTTGGCGATCATGAACGGGCGCAGGTACAGGCTCTGCTCGGCCGCGCGCGGCACCCACTCGATGTCGGTCCGCACGAGCTGCTTCACGGACTCGACGAAGTCCTCGGTGGCGAGCTCGGGCAGCGCGAGGCGGCGGGCCGAGCGCTGGAGGCGGGCGGCGTTCCGGTCGGGGCGGAAGGTCCAGACGGATCCGTCGGCGTGCCGGTACGCCTTCATGCCCTCGAAGATCTCCTGGCCGTAGTGCAGGACGCTCGCGGCGGGATCCAGCTGGAGCGGTCCGTACGGGACGACGCGGGCGTCGTGCCAGCCGGCGTCGAGGGTCCAGTCGATCTGGACCATGTGGTCCGTGAAGTGCTTGCCGAAGCCCGGGTCGGCGAGGATCGCCTCCCGCTCGGCGTCGGCGCGGGCGCTCTCCGACGGGGTCCGCTCGAAGGACAGGGGGAAGGCGGTGCCGGTGGTGCTGCTGGTGGTGCTCATGGGGTCCTTCAGCGGGTCGTGGAGAGGGCGCGGATGACGGCGTCGCCGACCTCCGCGGTGGATCGGGGTGCGGCTTCGCCGTCGGCGCGCGCGGCGAGGTCGGCGGAGACGGCGGCCGTCACGCGCGCGGACGCCTCGGGCAGGCCCAGGTGGTCGAGCAGGAGCGCGACCGAGAGGATCGCCGCGGTCGGGTCGGCCTTCTGCTGGCCCGCGATGTCGGGCGCGGATCCGTGCACCGGCTCGAACATGCTCGGGAACGCGCCCGTGGGGTTGACGTTGCCCGACGCGGCGAGGCCGATGCCGCCTGAGATCGCCGCGGCGAGGTCGGTGATGATGTCGCCGAACAGGTTGTCGCAGACGATGACGTCGAAGCGGGACGGGTCGGTGACCAGGAAGATCATGGTCGCGTCGACGTGCAGGTAGTCGACCGTGACGTCCGGGTGCTCGGCGGCGACGCGGTCGACGGTGCGCTGCCAGAGGGATCCGGCGAAGGTCAGCACGTTGGTCTTGTGCACGAGGGTGACGCGCTTGCGGTCGCGCCGCTCCGCCAGCTCGAACGCGAACCGCACGGTGCGCTCGACGCCGTGCGCCGTGTTCACGGACACCTCGGTCGCGATCTCGTGCTCGGTCCCGCGACGCAGCACGCCGCCGTTGCCGGCGTACGGCCCCTCGGTGCCCTCGCGGACGACGACGAAGTCGACCTCGCCGGGCGCGGCCAGCGGGGAGGCGACGCCGGGCAGCAGCGTGCTGGGCCGCAGGTTGACGTAGTGGTCGAACGCGAAGCGGAGCTTGAGCAGCAGGCCGCGCTCGATGATGCCGCCGGCGAGGCGGGCGTCGCGCGGGTCGCCGCCGACCGCGCCGAGCAGGATCGCGTCGTGCCGCGCGAGGGCCGCGAGGTCGGAGTCGGTGAGGATCTCGCCGGTCTCGAGGTAGTGGCCGGCGCCGAACGGGTACTGCGTGGTGTCGAGGGACACGTCGTCGGGGACCGCCTCCCGGAGCACGCGGAGGGCCTCGTGGACGACCTCGGGGCCGATGCCGTCCCCGGGGACGACGGCGAGCGAGATGGTGCGGGGCATGGATCCTCCCGGGCTCGGTGGGGTGTCGGGCCAGGTTACCCGTCCGCCGCGGGCACCCGCGCGCTACGGTGGATCGACCCGGCGCCTCCGACGGGCAGGACCCGAAGGACCACCCATGAGCATCGGACTCGGCATCTTCCTCGTCATCGTCGGCGCGATCCTCGCGTTCGCCGTCGACCTCACCGTCCCGGGCGTCGACCTGCAGCTCGTCGGCTACATCCTCATGGGCGGCGGCGCGCTGGTGATCATCATCGGCGTCGCGCTCCTCGCCCGCCGACGGACGGCCGTCAGCGAGACGCGCACGCGCATCGACCCCGCGACCGGCCAGCGCATCACGCGCAGCGAGCGCTCCGACGACAACGTCGTCTGATCCCGCGGGCGGGCCGACGCGCCCGCTCAGTCGTGCGAGCTCGCGCGGCGCAGGCTCGTGAGCGAGATGACGATCGCGCCGACCATGAGCAGGGCGCCGATGATCGACGTCGTCACCACGCCGCCGTCGAACGCGCGGTGCGCCGACTCCAGCAGCGCCGCGCCCACATCGGCCGGCACGCGCTCGGCGACCGAGACCGCTCCCCCGAGCGTCTCCCGGGCCGCGGACGCGTCCCCCTCGGAGAGGCCGGCCGGCAGCGTGAGGCCCGTGCGGTAGCTGGCCGTGAGGATGCTGCCGAGCACGGCGGTGCCGAGCACCGCGCCCACCTCGTACGCCGTCTCGGAGACCGCGGACGCGGCGCCCGCCTTCGCCGGCGGGACGGCCGCGATGATGAGGTCGTTCGAGATGGTCTGCGAGGCGCCGATGCCCGCGCCCAGCAGGCAGAAGGCGAAGACCAGCAGGCCGACGGACGCGTCCCTCCCCGTCGCCGCGAGGATCACGTACGCGGCCGCCGAGAGCGCCAGCGCGATCGCGACGACGCGTGACGGACGGGCGCGCGCGACGATCGGCACGATCACCAGCCCCGAGACGATGACCACGAGGGATCCGGGGATCAGCGCGAACCCGGCCGCGAGCGGGTCGAGGCCCGCGACCAGCTGCAGGTGCTGCGTGACGAAGAAGAGGAAGCCGACGAGCGAGACGA
The genomic region above belongs to Clavibacter phaseoli and contains:
- a CDS encoding 3-isopropylmalate dehydrogenase, with protein sequence MPRTISLAVVPGDGIGPEVVHEALRVLREAVPDDVSLDTTQYPFGAGHYLETGEILTDSDLAALARHDAILLGAVGGDPRDARLAGGIIERGLLLKLRFAFDHYVNLRPSTLLPGVASPLAAPGEVDFVVVREGTEGPYAGNGGVLRRGTEHEIATEVSVNTAHGVERTVRFAFELAERRDRKRVTLVHKTNVLTFAGSLWQRTVDRVAAEHPDVTVDYLHVDATMIFLVTDPSRFDVIVCDNLFGDIITDLAAAISGGIGLAASGNVNPTGAFPSMFEPVHGSAPDIAGQQKADPTAAILSVALLLDHLGLPEASARVTAAVSADLAARADGEAAPRSTAEVGDAVIRALSTTR
- a CDS encoding fumarylacetoacetate hydrolase family protein; translation: MKIARFSTGDDPRFGILDEEEGHLVVLTGDPMFSGYQTTGERVPLADARLLAPVIPRSKVVAVGRNYAAHAAEHGSEAPSTPLIFLKPNTSVVGPDDAIRLPADSQQVEHEGELAVVIGRITRDVSVEDARRSIFGYTIGNDVTARDIQHSESQWARAKGYDTFCPLGPVIETEGSFEDALIETRVDGELRQSGRTSEMVHSVPELIAFASRVWTLLPGDVILTGTPAGVGPFTDGQVVEVSIEGIGTLSNPARARA
- a CDS encoding DUF6458 family protein — protein: MSIGLGIFLVIVGAILAFAVDLTVPGVDLQLVGYILMGGGALVIIIGVALLARRRTAVSETRTRIDPATGQRITRSERSDDNVV
- a CDS encoding branched-chain amino acid aminotransferase, with the protein product MSTTSSTTGTAFPLSFERTPSESARADAEREAILADPGFGKHFTDHMVQIDWTLDAGWHDARVVPYGPLQLDPAASVLHYGQEIFEGMKAYRHADGSVWTFRPDRNAARLQRSARRLALPELATEDFVESVKQLVRTDIEWVPRAAEQSLYLRPFMIANESFLGVRAAQRVGYYVIASPAGAYFTGGVAPVSIWLSTQYSRAGKGGTGAAKCGGNYAASLLPQAEAASHGCAQVLFLDSEEGRYLEELGGMNIVLVYKDGRLVTPDSESILEGITRDSILELARDRGLTVEKRRVELSEWVDGVASGEITEVFACGTAAVITPIGRLLGDGLDVGDIDAPAGELTMSLRQELTDIQYGRIPDRHGWLTRLDA